The Quercus robur chromosome 7, dhQueRobu3.1, whole genome shotgun sequence genome has a segment encoding these proteins:
- the LOC126692156 gene encoding uncharacterized protein LOC126692156, translated as MAGKGKTLQELMASRGKGQSSKGQSSKGPTQSQAQTLPPVVSQIPSDLGLKVNPDLKKKRPVDTLEEGEVVAQPTKQQKTTRAPRSRRGDSAESRDEKNRAEVRATPRTWSLKLELDGVAIPYNASIREYNRGRAGYVVDALEQPLLLPRDMEAYRRFSQPEIFLSLKRDLAMITQQVFVAEEFCRDNRSRAEAETQSRTEMEKALGSLKHDHLELTEKFKESEKRRKSAEAGLKSAETQAEDQRKELYSTQINLATEKQAVLDLKVTLQKVEDELRRVKEEAQLIREAAEAEKSASRQLGVQETEARLSEEIPEVCRDYCSISWAHALDAVGIPADLALRLPENIFYPQEIRENPDGAQAASEQDLAVPNVVPVPDKAKDPATDPTIEAPPPQPKQKEDPPAKA; from the exons ATGGCCGGGAAGGGAAAAACTTTACAAGAGTTGATGGCCTCCCGAGGGAAAGGTCAATCATCAAAAGGTCAGTCATCAAAAGGACCAACTCAGTCACAGGCCCAGacccttccccctgtggtcTCTCAGATTCCCTCGGACCTAggccttaaggttaatccggacctgaagaagaaaaggccggttGACACTCTTGAGGAGGGTGAGGTGGTtgcccagccgaccaagcagcaaaagaccacccgggcgccaaggagcagaaggggtgACTCCGCGGAAAGCCGGGATGAGAAGAACCGTGCTGAGGTGCGCGCCACCCCGCGCACATGGAGCCTCAAGTTGGAGCTAGATGGGGTTGCCATTCCCTACAATGCGTCAATCCGAGAGTATAACCGGGGCCGAGCAGGGTACGTAGTTGATGCCTTGgagcaacccctactccttcctcgggatatggaggcctacaggcggttctctcagcccGAGATTTTCCTATCCCTCAAAAGGGATCTCGCGATG attactcagcaggtattTGTGGCGGAGGAGTTTTGTCGTGATAATCGCAGtcgggctgaggctgagacccagtctcggacggagatggagaaagccttggggtcccttAAGCACGATCACCTTGAACTCACGGAGAAGTTCAAGGAGTCGGAGAAACGGCGCAAGAGTGCAGAGGCCGGTTTGAAAAGtgctgagacccaggcggaggatcagcgcaaagagctgtactCGACCCAGATCAACCTTGCCACCGAGAAGCAGGCAGTGCTGGATCTCAAGGTTACCCTGCAAAAAGTCGAGGATGAGCTGCGGCGGGTTAAAGAGGAGgctcagctgatccgagaggctgcAGAGGCTGAAAAGAGTGCTTCTCGCCAGCTCGGGGtccaagaaacggaggccaggctatccgaggagatccccgaggtgtgcagggactactgcagcatctcatgggctcatgcccttGATGCTGTAGGAATTCCTGCGGATTTGGCGCTAAGACTGCCCGAGAACATCTTCTAtcctcaggagatccgagagaatcctgatggCGCCCAAGCGGCTTCGGAGCAGGATCTGGCGGTGCCTAATGTCGTCCCTGTGCCTGATAAAGCGAAGGATCCTGCCACGGACCCTACCATCgaggctcctcctcctcagccaaagcagaaagaagatcctcctgctaaggcttag